In Mastomys coucha isolate ucsf_1 unplaced genomic scaffold, UCSF_Mcou_1 pScaffold5, whole genome shotgun sequence, one genomic interval encodes:
- the LOC116077690 gene encoding keratin-associated protein 1-3-like isoform X2, protein MACCATSFCGFPTCSTGGTCGSSCCQPSCCQSSCCQPSCSQSSCCQPSCCQPSCCQPSCCQPSCCQPSCCQSSCCQPSCSHCCQPSCCGTGSGQEGGSGAVSCRVRWCRPDCRVEGTCLPPCCVVSCTPPTCCQLHHAQASCCRPSYCGQSCCRPACCCYCCQPSCSESNCCEPSC, encoded by the exons ATGGCCTGCTGTGCTACTAGCTTCTGTGGCTTTCCCACATGTTCCACTGGTGgcacctgtggctccagctgctgCCAGCCCAGTTGCTGCCAATCCAgctgctgccagcccagctgctCCCAGTCCAgctgctgccagcccagctgctgccagcccagctgctgccagcccagctgctgccagcccagctgTTGCCAGCCCAGCTGCTGTCAATCTAGTTGCTGCCAACCTAGCTGTTCCCA CTGTtgccagcccagctgctgtgGCACTGGCAGTGGCCAGGAGGGTGGCAGTGGAGCCGTGAGCTGCCGTGTGAGGTGGTGCCGCCCTGACTGCCGCGTGGAAGGCACCTGCCTGCCCCCCTGCTGTGTGGTGAGCTGCACACCCCCAACCTGCTGCCAGCTGCACCATGCCCAGGCTTCCTGCTGCCGTCCATCCTACTGTGGACAGTCCTGCTGCCGCCCAgcctgctgctgctactgctgccagcccagctgctCTGAATCTAACTGCTGTGAGCCCAGCTGTTAA
- the LOC116077690 gene encoding keratin-associated protein 9-3-like isoform X1 — protein MACCATSFCGFPTCSTGGTCGSSCCQPSCCQSSCCQPSCSQSSCCQPSCCQPSCCQPSCCQPSCCQPSCCQSSCCQPSCSQSSCCQPSCCQPSCCQPSCCQSSCCQPSCCGTGSGQEGGSGAVSCRVRWCRPDCRVEGTCLPPCCVVSCTPPTCCQLHHAQASCCRPSYCGQSCCRPACCCYCCQPSCSESNCCEPSC, from the coding sequence ATGGCCTGCTGTGCTACTAGCTTCTGTGGCTTTCCCACATGTTCCACTGGTGgcacctgtggctccagctgctgCCAGCCCAGTTGCTGCCAATCCAgctgctgccagcccagctgctCCCAGTCCAgctgctgccagcccagctgctgccagcccagctgctgccagcccagctgctgccagcccagctgTTGCCAGCCCAGCTGCTGTCAATCTAGTTGCTGCCAACCTAGCTGTTCCCAGTCCAgctgctgccagcccagctgttgccagcccagctgctgccagcccagctgctgCCAGTCCAGCTGTtgccagcccagctgctgtgGCACTGGCAGTGGCCAGGAGGGTGGCAGTGGAGCCGTGAGCTGCCGTGTGAGGTGGTGCCGCCCTGACTGCCGCGTGGAAGGCACCTGCCTGCCCCCCTGCTGTGTGGTGAGCTGCACACCCCCAACCTGCTGCCAGCTGCACCATGCCCAGGCTTCCTGCTGCCGTCCATCCTACTGTGGACAGTCCTGCTGCCGCCCAgcctgctgctgctactgctgccagcccagctgctCTGAATCTAACTGCTGTGAGCCCAGCTGTTAA